Part of the Opitutus sp. ER46 genome is shown below.
CGACGGTGTCCGCCTTCGGTGGCTGGGCGCTCCGTCGCGGCTCGACCAACGCCTTTCGCGACTCCCCGGAGGGGTTCCTCGGCGGCGTCCAGTCCCAGTGGAACATCTTCGACGGGCGGGCCACCGCCGGTCGCGTCATCCAGGCTCGTTCCGCGGTTGAGCAGGCCCGCCTCGGGCTGACCGAGACGCAGCTGGCGGTCGACGTCGCGGTTCGCCGCGCGTACTCGCAGTGGCAGGAAGCGACCGAACTCGCCGAGACCTCGCAAAAGGTCGTGGAGCAGGCGACCGAAGCCGTGCGCCTCGCCAACGCCCGTTACGCGGCCGGCACCAGCACGCAGCTGGATGTTCTCCAGGCCCAGGTCGAGCTCACCACGGCCCGCACGAACCAGATCCAGGCCTTCTATTCGTACAATGTCGCGGTCGCGGCCCTCCGCACGGCGATGGGCCTCGCCGACGAATTCGTGACGCGCTGAGCCCGGTTGGGTGACTCGCGGCCCTCCCGGCAGGCATGCCGCAGGGCCACGAGCCGCGCGGCCTGCAGGGGGACGGCGCGACAGGCTGGCCGTGGCCGTGCCTCCCTGTCGCCGGATGGCAAGAACAGGGGAGCCCCAGCCCGCCGACGTCGCCCAGAATCCGTACAACTGGTGGCATCTCCGGTCGTCATAACCGTAGTCGCCACCACCGGTTTGGTGTGCCACATCTTCCGCTCATGAAACCCATCCGGCTCATCGTGATCAGCGCCTCCGTCGTGGCGGCGTTGGTCCTGCTTGCCGCCGTGGTGGTGTTTTCCTCGGCGTTCCAGACCTGGGCTTTCCGGCGTGCGGTCGCTGGCACCCCGGGAGTGCACCTCGCGGTCGAACGTGTGTCCGCCGGCTTCAGGTACGTCGACCTCACCGAGATTCGCTATGAGGAGCCGGGGCTGCGTCTTCACGCGCCGGCGGTTCATATCGAACTCGATGTGCTCCGGGCGGTGTGGAGCCGGCAGTTTGCCATCGCGTCGCTCACGGCGGAGGGATGGACCGTCACACTCGTCGAACCGGTCGCCCCGGCCAACGTGCCGCCGTCCGCCGCGTCCGAGCCCGCTCGGCAGCCGGCGAACGAAGGCACGCCTCCGGTCGCCGCGTCCGGCGCCCCGGCCGCGCTGACGCCGACGACGTTTGCCGGGGTCTTTGATCCCGTGCGGCTGCCCTATGACCTGGCGGTCGATCACCTGGCCGTGCGGGGGCAGGTGATCCTGCCGGCTGACCGCGGTCGCGTCCTGGTCGACATGTCCGGCGGCGGACTGGGGGCGGGGCGGCGCGCCGACTTCAAGGTCAACGCCAAGGCGACGTTCCGCGACGAGACGGTCAACGCGGTGACCGCCGAGGGCAACCTGGTCGCGACGATGGATACGCCGCGCACGCTCACCGAAGTGGGCCTGCGGCTGGACGCCACCGCGAGTGGCGGGCAGCTCACGGCGCCCGTGCCGCTTCACGCCGAACTTGGCGCGCGGCGCAGCGGCGCGGCGGAGACATATTCCGTGCGGGTGACGCGCGGCGACCGGCGGCTCGCCGCGCTGCAGGCGGAGTTTCCGAATCACGGCAAGGACCAGTTGACCGGGGCATGGCAGCTCGATGTGCGCCACGTCGATCTGGCGCCGTTCGCGCTGGGCTGGCGCGTGCCGCAGTTCAGCGCCTTGGGCGAGGGGACGTTTGAGACCGAGCCGTCGTTGGCGACGGTGCACGCCACGGGAAAGCTCGATGCCACTTTCGAGAACCTCGCTGTCCTGAAGCCCGACCTCGCCGTACTCGGTGCGATCAAGCTGTCGGCCGACCTGGACGTTGCGCGCCAGGGCGACGTCCTCACCGTGGGAAAACTCGATGTCGCCGTCGCAACCAGCAACGGGGGCGCCCCCGCGGCGGCCGATTCGGCGTGGCGGGCGGTGGGAACGATTCGGGCGCTGCAGCCGTTTCAGTTCACCGCGCATGCGCGGGAGGTAAGTGCCGCGGATCCGGCGCGCGATCTCATCGGCATTGCGCTGGAGGGACTGCCGCTCGAGTGGCTCCGACCGATTTTTCCCCAGGTTCAGGTTACCGGCAGCAACGTACGTGGTGAACTCGTCGCCACGCCGCGCGCGGGTGGGTTCAGCTTCCGCACGCGGGTGCCGCTGATTGTGCGCAACCTCGAGCTGCGCCACCGCGGCAAGGCCGTGCTCCAGCACCTTGACCTTTCCTTGTCGACCTCCGGCGATTTCACGCCGGAGGGCTGGCAGGCGGAGGTGAACGGGTTCACCGCCCGCAGCGGCGAAGCGCGCATGCTGCTCCTCGATGCGAAGGCCGGCCAGCTCGCCGGCGCGAATCAGCCGATCAAGGCGACTGGCTTGCTGAGCGTCGACCTTGGCGCCCTGCTCGCGCAGCCGTTGGCGGCCAAGCTCCTCGCGATCGACCGGGGCGATGCGAGCATCGAGTTTGCCGCGAGCCTCGGCCGCCGGCAGGAGATCCAGGCCAATGTCCGCGTGAAGAACCTTGGTTTGCCCAGCGGTGCCTCCGCCAACGTCGCGCTGCCTGCGGTTTCCGCGACGGTCCGGGCGGATATCGCGGAGGACGGCACCGTGACGGTGAATGTCCCTGTCACGCTGGTGCGGGAGGAGCGGACCTCCGACGTGACCGTGGCCGGGACGTACAAACCTGCA
Proteins encoded:
- a CDS encoding AsmA-like C-terminal region-containing protein, with product MKPIRLIVISASVVAALVLLAAVVVFSSAFQTWAFRRAVAGTPGVHLAVERVSAGFRYVDLTEIRYEEPGLRLHAPAVHIELDVLRAVWSRQFAIASLTAEGWTVTLVEPVAPANVPPSAASEPARQPANEGTPPVAASGAPAALTPTTFAGVFDPVRLPYDLAVDHLAVRGQVILPADRGRVLVDMSGGGLGAGRRADFKVNAKATFRDETVNAVTAEGNLVATMDTPRTLTEVGLRLDATASGGQLTAPVPLHAELGARRSGAAETYSVRVTRGDRRLAALQAEFPNHGKDQLTGAWQLDVRHVDLAPFALGWRVPQFSALGEGTFETEPSLATVHATGKLDATFENLAVLKPDLAVLGAIKLSADLDVARQGDVLTVGKLDVAVATSNGGAPAAADSAWRAVGTIRALQPFQFTAHAREVSAADPARDLIGIALEGLPLEWLRPIFPQVQVTGSNVRGELVATPRAGGFSFRTRVPLIVRNLELRHRGKAVLQHLDLSLSTSGDFTPEGWQAEVNGFTARSGEARMLLLDAKAGQLAGANQPIKATGLLSVDLGALLAQPLAAKLLAIDRGDASIEFAASLGRRQEIQANVRVKNLGLPSGASANVALPAVSATVRADIAEDGTVTVNVPVTLVREERTSDVTVAGTYKPARGGGTFDGHALSQHFDLGDARVLGEMLPPKAGDGASATPAWAGLKGTVGVQLKELVYSRTLTLNNVIGTLRLSGDAVKFDNLRAAVGEGGAQANGAVTFSAQKRPPYGLNADLSLSDVDPGPLLASVNPGQPPTIEGRFTINSHLQAAAASLEELSHGAAGDFQLTSRSGVFRGLSVNVGNLVENSSKLATWLASAGHAITSLAGKKPDYDEITSRSQAANELARILSAIAYDQLSIVVSRDALGQMNVKEITLISPEIRITGTGRSLGAPGRSLGEGFLALEYQLRARGRPAELMKYLGVLDPKPDNLGYASCTIPVRVQGTLAKVDTTELSNRLVALAVEKTGLTEKAVDWINRLRGK